A window of Candidatus Aegiribacteria sp. genomic DNA:
GTAACTATTACAATCACAATAGCTATAATACTTTTCACTTACAACACCTGGGATGATTACCAGATCAGATATCGAGATTCGTTAAGGCAAGTCGAAATAGAAAATGTTGAAAGAATGAGGTTTTGTAGAAAGCCTCAAAATGGATATAAAGTATATAAGTGTCCGAAATGTGGAACAAAGAAGTAAGGGTATCGCCACGATTTCTACGTACACACACGCTAAGAGTTTAGGCATTCTGTT
This region includes:
- a CDS encoding transposase zinc-binding domain-containing protein; translation: MSINSKTRKSVTITITIAIILFTYNTWDDYQIRYRDSLRQVEIENVERMRFCRKPQNGYKVYKCPKCGTKK